GATGGTGGACACTTTGCCGCCTCAGATCACAGTCAACAAGAAGCACCGTCTGTTTGTAGTCTTTAGCAAGAGCAAAGGCAAGATTTATCGCAGTTGTGCTTTTACCTTCTCCAGGCAATGCACTTGTAACCATAATAGTATTTCCTGTTCCGTGTTTTGTCATCTGAAGTATGTGTGTGCGCAATACCCTATAAGAATCCATTTCAGGTGTTTCACTCTGCATTGCAATGCACCTGTTTTCCATACAAAATTCAGTATCCAGTTCAATAGCACGAGATTTTGTATATGTATGGGAAACCCAGCCTGCCTTCTGTTTTTCATCATCACTTACATATGTTTCATGTAGCATTGATATGGCTGGTTCATCATTACGAGACATCTTTTTCTTAATCTTTTGTAAAAAATCGTTTACCATTTCTTTCATCTCATTGCCCTCTCTTTTACAGCTTTCTTGATAATCTGGCCCAGAAAACATCAAGATCCATTATAAAAAAATGGAAAATCAATACAGCAATAATGACAGAAGCCGTTACACTGATAATGATAATTTTTTTTCTTCGTTTTTGCTGTAATATATCCGATTTAGTAATAATTTCAGGAATACTTGCCAGTACAGGTATTGGAATAATTCCACTTAATTCCCTTTCACTTCCCACTGAGTGATCCATATATTCTTTCATAGATATTGTACCCACACCTGACCCGATTCCAAGAAACACGCCTATTAATATAATGACCGGAATTTTTGGTTTAATAGGTTTTTCAGGCAACCGCGGAGGGTCAATTATGGTAAATTTTTCACCCATCTGTTCCTTTTCAAGCCCCTGAGCAACTTTTGCCTCCATTGTTTTCTTTATGAGATCATCATATTTTATTTGGATATTATTCCGTTCAACCATCAAGCCCTTGCTTGTTTCCTCCACCTTTGCAGTTGACTCAACGCGGTGTTGATAATCATCTTTTTTCCTCTGAAGTTCCTCGATTTGCCTTTTGGCAGAATCAATTTCAGAGACAGTGCCTGCCAATTGTGATGCAAGGGTTACATAAGCCGGATTGTCTGCCTGATCCATGTCTACGAGGGATGGCATCCTTTGCGTTGTTCCACTATTGTCTTTTATTGCATTTTTTTGCCTTTCTTCAATTTTGGCAATTGTTGCTTTAATTTTTATTACATCTGGATGTTTGTCTGAGGCACGGCTCGTAAGATCTGCGAGTCTTGCTCTTAGTTCTCTAAGCAGATTTTTATCCTGAGTTGATGCATCGCTTGGAATGCTTGCAAGCTGGGTCTGGAGATAGCCTTCTTTTTCTCGTAATGTTTTCAATTGATCCTTAAGCTGGTCAATCTCGCGGTCTATCCTATCCAAAGTTTGCAGATTAATTCCGAGAAGCTCCGGTAATGTATTTGTGTGCTTTTCTTTGAATGATGCGATGTCGGCATCATGTTTCGTCAACTGTTCCTGGAGAACATCTGCCTCATCTCCAAGAAATTTTGATGCACCTGCTGTCTGTTTTTCTCTTGTCTTTAAATTTTCCTCTAAATAGAAAGAGCTGATGACATTTGCCACCATTAAAACCTGCTCAGGGATTTTACCGTCATATGAAACTGTAAATGCGATAGTAGCAGACGTGGGCCTCCCTGTTCTTCGGTCTACCACCTCAGCGCTTATTGGCTTTAATATAATATCCTTACGCATCTGATCAACAACTTCCTCAATTGTCCACTTCTTCTTCTCTTCAGGATAAAGATTAAAACGGTTTATTATTTCAAGTAATTTTGTGGAACTCATTACCCTCTGATTTATGGTCTGGAGTCTTTGCTCTGCGTAACTCGTTACAGTGGCCATAACCAATTCGCGAGGTATCTCCTGTTCTTCGATTAGAATTGTTGCTTCAGATCTGTATATGGGTGGTAAAACAACGGCGACAATTACAGAAATAATAGAACAGGCAAGCAACGGAATAATTAAACTCCACTTCCGTTTCTTAACAATTTTGACGTAATCACCGACATCCATTGAAATATTATTCATATGTGCTCCTCTTGTTGAAACTGCTTGATTTATTATTCAAATAATTTATGTTGTGCATATAATCGAATCATAAAAATATTTCTATCAGCATCCATTCTGTACATATTGTTATATACTTTTGTATAAGTATAAGAAGATTCTATGGAAATATCCTTTGAAAATTCATAACGCAACGAAGAAGAGATGTTGAATGTCTCTGTATCAGTCTGTTGCGTTGCAGATAATTCATTATCACTTGACTTATTCTTGAAGTATGATGCGTTAAAACCTCCAGAGAGTTCGTACGTAAATCGTTTTGTTGCCGATATGGAAAAGCTTGTACGTTCTACAGTGCCTATTTGTCCTGAAGCAGTTTGAAGGTCTCGCATCAATGAAAAAGTTGCACTTGTTTTTTCACCCTTATAGTTCAGCGAAATAGTACCGGTTCCGGCTGTCCCATAAGTATTTATTTCTTCTGTCCATGTAACAATAAAAGGGAATACAACTTTGCCCATTAGTACATTATATTGAGAATGAGTATAGCGCATACCCCCATCAATTGAGATACTCCATAGTTTATTAAGCTGACTGCTTATGCCAATTGTCCCCATGTAACTATCAACAGACATACCGGTGGAAATATAATGAGAAAAACCGAAGTTTGCCTGGCTCTTTGTTTCACGGAAAAAAGCGCTTAAATCATGGATGAACCCTAAATTAAGTGAATTGGTCTCCGTATCAGTATATTTTGCCGAATCCCAACTGTCTTTTGAGTAATTATATGTTAGATTTGCTGATGTTTTCTCTGAAATAGTATAATTTCCGGAAAAACCATAATTTTGTCTGTTACGTGTAGCAGTACTCATGATAAGACCTGTTGTCAGAACGTCACGGTCAGGACTGGAATCCCTTATATATCCTCCTTGTCCGCCAACACTTATTCTGGGAGTAAGTGCATATTGAAGATTGCCGCGGTATGTCTGATCTATAGCATTCAGTTCGGTATTACTGGCATAATATCTCTGATCTATTTTACCAAGAAAACTCGTTTCAATCCTTTCAGTTTTTCTGGCTATCTCAATTTGCGGGGTTATGGTACTTATCAAATCATGTTCTGAACGCTGTGTACTATATGAAAAAAATATATTATCATTATATTCCTGTTTTAATGCAAGCGAAGGAACAAGCCTGAGTTCACCAGCAGATGCTGATCCTGATAAAATAAAAAACAATAAAAGTATTGTTACAGATGCATAATATCGTACAACTATGTTATTTTTCGCCATCACAGCATTTTTGAATATGTTAAGGAACAACAATTACATCACCATTTTTTATTTGTATGTTCTGTTCAAGTTTATTCCCATCCGCGACATCATCATATCTGAATTTGAAGATATGTGTTTTATCACCATCGGTACGAAAAATTTTTATCTTGTTACTCTTAGCAAAAGGGTTCAAACCTCCGGCAATAGACAATGCCTGCAAAACGTTAACATAGGCATTAACCGGAAAGCGCCCCGGATTATTAACCCGGCCTATCACATAAATAAGCATGCTGTTTGCCTGTTTTACCTCGATTGAGACTACTGGTTCAGGAACATAAGGCGAAATCTTTTCCGTCATCTCCTGTTTCAACTGATCAATTGTCTTCCCGGCGGCAATTATCTGACCTATCAAAGGAAATGATATTTTACCATCAGGCAGGACAATCAATGTTTTAGTCAGGGCGTCATCTCTCCATGCAGAGATTTCCAATAGGTCTCCAGCGCCTATAATATATGATATACCTGTTTTAGCTGGTTCGGCCGCTGTTTTATCTGATACAGCCGTTGTTTTGATGTCCTCAACAACAGTTTCTTTCTCGTCTTCCAAAGCTTCTTGCTTTTCCTCAACATCCTTATTTGATGAAACATCAACTTCCTGTTTTGTATCCCCGGTATCAGCAGGGTTTATGATAACCGCTGTATTCGCCTTTTGAGATGCTATGTTTTCATGATTCCCTGATGTCTCAATGATGGTCTGAGTATCTGTGGTTTTAGGCGTGTTGATAACAATTGCCTTTTGTGATGTACTACACGATGATATAAAAAACAATGCAAGCAATGATAAAATGAACGTATACCTTCCATGTTGCATTATTGTAACCTCCTTATTGTTAACGTAGAATTTTAATATATGAATAATACATTAGACTGTCAATATAGAAAAGAAGAAAACGTAAGCAATTAAATTCATTAACTTCGTCATACCGGTTTTCACCGGTATGACGAACTTGCGACTTCATGCCGGATAAAGTCCAGCATGAAGTCCGATACCCTGCTTCGGGGTGACCACATTCCCTCGCCCCTTGAGGGAGAGGGCAGAGCCTGCCCCGTACTTGATACGGGGGGGATAATCATGAAAGTTACAGTTTTCCTAATATCTTACGTGCCTCTTCTTTCCCCTGAAAATCTTCTTTGGCATTCACAGCTTTATTTAGTTTTTCTTTTGCTTCGTCAGGTTTCTTAAGTTTGTACATGACCATGCCCATGTGGTAATTAATTGTGGGATTGTCGGGATTTTTGGAGATTGCCTTGCCTATTATTTCAGCCGCTTTGTTGACATCGCCCTTCATATAATAAACCCATCCTATAGTATCAAGGATTGCCGGATCATCAGGGTGTTGTTTGTTTGCATTCTCTACCAATGTAAGGGCTTTATCTAAATCCTTCTTACTCTTGCCGTGTTCACTGAGTAAGAATGCCAGGTCGTTTGCAGCAGGCCAGAGATTAGGTCTTTTTTCAAGCACTTTTTCATAAATTTCAATAGCTTTCTTATAATCCCTGGATTGCACAAATAACTGACCCAATACCATATAAGCCGTAATATTGTTTGGATTAGCCTTTAATGATTCTTCAAATTTCTTTATTGCTGTTTCGGATTTCCCTTGAGCAAGATAAACCCGTGCGAGATTGTTATAAGGTGCAGACCAGACGGGTTGATATTCTATTGCCTTTTGGAAAGATTCTTCAGCTTTTTTATAATCCTTCTGTGTGCTGTATATCTGACCCAGGAGATTATAGGAAAAGGCATCGCCTGGGTTAACTTTTATCCTGTCCTGACAAAGAGATATGGCAACATTATGTTTTTTCTGTTCCACATAAGCTTGTATAAGCCATGAAAAGAGGGTAGGGGAGTTTGGATCCAGTCGATTTGCCTGTTCAAGTTCCGAGATTGCTGTATCCCATCTGCCCTGGCTTATATAGAGTTCGCTTAACTTGACATAGCCGAGCAGTGCCTTGTTATTTCTGCGTTTTATATCCTGGAAAACATTCTCTGCTTTTTTAAATTCCTTCATAGCACGGTAAAGGTCTCCAAGGTCTGCTTTGATTTCGAGATCGTCTGCGAAATTCTGCGTAAGCTTTATTAAATGTGCCTCAGCGTTTTTATAATCCTTTTGCATTATATAGATTTTCCCTAAAGCCCTTTGCACATCTCTCGATTTTGGATCTATGCGGAGTGCGTTTTGAAGAGTATCTATTGAAAGATTCCATTCTTTATTAGATGCGTGTGCGTCTGCAAGACGAATATAGCCCGATATAAATTGTGGTTTTTCAGTAACGACCGTTCTGAATTCCGGTATTGCCTTAACTCCATCACCCTGCTGAAGCAGAATACTTCCTTTTGTAAAATGTGCCTCCACATTCTTCGGGCTGTCTTTTATTATCTCATCAACGTATTTATTTGCTTCACCAATCTCATTCTTTGTCAGATATATTGTTGCAAGGGCGTTTTTTGTTTTTATGATGTCCGGATTTTTTGAATCCTTTTCAAGTTTAAGACATTCCTTTAATGTTGTTAAGGCTTTATCAAGCATATTGAAATTCACATATAATTCGCTTAAGGCAAAACGCAATTTGAAGCTCTTCTGGTTATATGTTAACCCTTCAATGAGTTTTTTTTCAGCGTCTTCAAATTTCTTTTTTACGATATAGAAGCTTGCCATTTGTAACCAGGAATCTTCATTTTTCTTATCAGCTGATACAAGTTTGTTAAGTATCTCCAGGGCTTTTTCTTCGTGTTTCGAGTTCCAGTATAGATCTGCCAACATTAGTTTATGACGGCCATTATTAGGCTCGATTTCTATTACTTTTTCTGCCATTTTTATTGCATCCTCAAGACGTTTATTTTTAACATAAATATCTATTAATCCAATATAAAGCATTGTTGCTTTTGGATTAGCCTCTATGCCGCTTTTCAGAGACTTTTCAGCGCTGTTAAAATCCTGTGTTGCAATATCTGTAGAAGCAAGCATGAGGAAGACATCTGGTTTTTTAATGCCATCTTTTATAAGCCCTTCGATGAACTGCTTTGCGCCCGACATATCTTTTTTGGAAAGCATTACTGCAGCCTTAAGAAGCAAGGCATCCTCATTCTTTCCATCCTCCTTGAGTACAATATCCACTTTTTCCATAGCTTTATCAGGCTGTCCAACTGCAACGAAAAGTTTACCTAACTGCGTCTGGGCTTTAATATGGTGGGCATCGAGTTCGACCGTCTTCATAAAACCACCGAAGGCGCCTTTTAAATTACCTTTCTTAAGCGAGACCATCCCGAGCATATAATAGGCTTCGGCAAATTTTGTGTCGATCTGGATTGCGTTTTTGAATTCAAGACCTGCCTTGGTATAATCACCTTTTTCATATAAAGCCTTACCTTTATTTAAAAACTTCATCTTCTTCTGTTCCGGACCCCCGCATCCGGCAATCATAATCGGTATCAGAAAAAATAAAAAGATTATTGTAAATTGCTTTTTAAGTGAATACAGTCTTATCATTGAATACCTCCTCAACATTTTTGTTCTTAATAAAATTTCAAAGGAATGAACTTTGACATAGCAATAAAATCATTATCATTATGAAGCAGCATCAATTCATGTTCCAGCACTGTCTGAGCAATAAGGCAATCGATCGTGCTTTTGACAGTAACCCCGTTTCTACGGCAAGTCATATAAATCCGTGCAGCTTGTGAAAACGAATCAATAGGGTGTTTAAGATGATAGATTTTTTGAGTAGACAGATAATCATAGAGCAGAATAAATTCTTTTTCAGATGAAGCTCCTTGCAGTATTTCTTGGAATATATAAGGATTTATACCAAATGGTATCCCCTGTTTTAGTATTGTCTCCAGTTTCATACTGCTGTTGTTTTTGATGCCTTTAAAGAAATCAATGAGAACAGATGTATCAATAAGAATCATTTCCCTTCACGCATTGACTTATAATCATAATCCTGGATAAAGGTTATTTTGCCTGCGATATCAAGCAGGTTAAGGTGCTTACGATTTTCTACAAATTCCAAAAGCGCTTTATTTATAAGATCTTTTTTTGTTTTAATTTTACTGATTCGCAAAGCTTCATCAACGAGATCATCATCAAGAATAATATTTGTTCTCATAATACACCTCCTAATGTGTATTACTATACACTCACATAAACTGTCTGTCAAGATTCAGTATTATGTTGTTGTTATTCGTGCTTTTCACATTATCCCTCTTACCACTACGACCATCAAAGCGACAATTGTGGCAAGAGTTATCCTGCCGAGTTCTCCTCTTAATTCTCCGATTAGCACCTCATAACTGAAATAAAGGGCTATGGTTTTTGCAGCAACTGCGCCCAATTCTTTATATTGAAGATAGGTTCCAGCCAGATAGGGAGCAATAAGAGCAACAAGAAGTATTAAAAAATCCATGGTAGTTGCTTTAAATCCTTTTCTTCGCTTTGTAAATCGCAGAGTCATAACAACAAAAAAGATAATTGCAAAAAAAGAAAGATTATATGGTATCGAATAAATGCCCATGTCTGACACACGTTCGTCAGTATAAGTCAAAAAAACTATTATAGGAATAAAACCATAGAGCGAAAACGTTAATACTCCTCTTAACCAGTTTCTTTTAAAAAACCAGGCGGCAACAATCAATACAATAAAGCTGATAGATATAATAGGAAAGAATTTAGGTATTTTCATGGGGAAAAAACAGGTACAAATTAGAAGTATAGGGATACCTATTTCAATACATTTGAATGGTATCTTAATTAACAAACCTTTTTCCTTTATGATGTCGGCAAAACGTCCTTTAATCGCATGATCAATAATATCAATGTGTCTGATTCTCCATGCTTTTTTGTCTGATATAAAAAAGAAACCCAGCACAAGTCCTGAGAGGATCAGATAACCGCCTAACAATACCCATTCATAGTGATATCTTAAAACAAATGCAGAAGTCACAAATAAAGTATGAATAACATATATGATAAAAACAGATTCATTATGATAAAACCCAAGACGCATGAGACGGTGATGGAAATGGTTTTTGTCCGGCTTAAAAGGAGATCTGCCATTGGCTATACGCTCCCCCATAACAGTCAAGGTATCAAGTACAGGAAAACCAAGAATGATAAGAGGTAATACGGGACTCAGTGCCGTGTCTTCCTGAGTAATACTTAATAACATGACAATAAGAGAAAAACCGAGAAACTGGCTGCCTGTATCTCCCATGAAAAGTGTAGCAGGATGGGTATTGAACCTCAGAAAACCAAAAACAGCCCCGATAAGGGATATTGCGAGAAATGAGATAATTGTATTTTCCTGAATATAAGCAAGGTACCCTATACAGCAAAGGCTGATGAGGCTTATCCCGCCTGCCAAACCATCAAGTCCGTCTGCAAGATTAATCGCATTTGTTACCCCTACTATAACAAAAACCGTTAAAGGGACGGAAATCCAGACCGGAAGCGCGTATCCTTCGGGAAGCATTGCGCCCAGGTCATCAATCTTAATATCACCATAAAAAACTATTATAAAAGATGCTAAAAGCTGTGCCCCGAATTTAACCCTGTAGTCCAATTGTTTCAGGTCGTCTATTAATCCAAATGCTACAATAATGGCAATCCCTATAGCATAAGCTTTAAAAAAAGGACTTGAATCTGCCCATAGGAAAGCTGTTGCAAAAGTTCCTATGACCATGGCTATTCCACCTATCCTTGGTATGGGATGACTGTGGACCTTCCTCTCGTCAGGCATGTCCAGGGCATGAAACCTCTCAGCAACCCGGATGAGAATTGGTATAATAGGGATAGTTACAAATAATGAAAGTAGAAAAGTAGATGATAGATAAATCAATGTTGTATCCTTGATTTTGAATTTTTAATAAAATGAAAGTACAGATAAATAATTCAGTAAATCAATTTTGAATTGTTGCTGGTAGATTTATTATTTTTTCAGCCAATTTTCTATCTTCAAACCAGGTACTCGCTGAAATTCGGATGTATTATCAGTCACAACTGTGGCATTGAGAAACAACGCATGGGAAGCAATGAGGAGGTCCATTGCACCTATAGGGGCTCCCTTTTCTTTAAGTGTTGCACGAATCCTTCCATAGATTGGGCAGGCTCCATATGGCCAATCCAGAACCGAAACATAATTCAGGAAATCCCTCAGTGCAGCTTCATTTATTTTTTTCTTCTGCGAAAGGGCAATACCATACCAAAGTTCGGCAGCAACAATACTGGATATTCCCACTTCATCCGTCGAAAGATCCTGTAATCTTGATTGCATAGCACCAGGTTTTTCCTTGATAAGGGTGATACATGCATTGGTGTCCAGCATGTACCGAATTACCACAGGAATCTCTCCTCCGGAAACGGATCCTCGATCTGCTCAGGAAAATCACCAGAGAATTTCTCTCCATGATCAAAATAGTCCTTCCAGGTTTTCTTCAAAGGGATTAAGATTAAATTCCCATCCTTTTGAAATATTCCCACCTCTTTTACGTCAAGTTGAAACTCCCTGGGAAGCCGGACAGCCTGAGAATTACCTGATTTAAACACTTTTGCTGTTTTCATGGTTTAAACACCCCTTATTGTTGATACAATAAGTATATACAACAAAACAGTAGGCGTCAATCTCATTCTGTTAACCTCGTGCCTTCATTGCATCCTGCGGTAAAACTCAACATTTATTATTTATCATTAAAAATTCAATATTAACATTGCTTTTTATATATTATTCCGGAATATAATTTTTTAATATAGGTACAATCTCCTTTGTAAAATCCTGTAGTCTTTTATCCGCGTCTTGTGGGTTTTCATTGCTGTAAACCGGTGTAATGAGTCTGACAAGCGCTCCATCAGTCCTTTGTTTTGTCAGGGCATCCCAGAAGGAATAAAATTTTACCTGATAAAGGTTTGTAAGAACCCTACCTCTTTGTGCAAACCAGTAATAGGACAATTGTTTATCGCCAGCTTTTTCCATAAAAGCACGATTCACTTTTATTAAACTGCCATCTTTAAGCTTAATATTGATGGGATCGGCCTCATTGAATTGCCATCCACTCCCCGGTAGACACGATTCCGGCGAATGGGTAGCCTCCCCTTTTCTCTGGCTTTCATAGTAGGCTGTATAAAAGTTTATACTCTTACCCTGGTTATTTTTATAGTCAACAATAGTGTAGTCGGAAAAATTTAGCACTTCTACAAACTGTTGTTCCATTATTTGCTTTGTGCCGTTCCATTCCCCTATTTTAAGCGATAATTGCGAGAGGGGTTTTTTAATAGGTATTTTCTCTCTAAATTCTATAGTCCTTGAAGCAACAAGCGTTATACCAAGAAGGACTAAGGCAACTATAAAAACAGGTTGTAGCAATGCCGCCTTCATTGAAACAGTCGCTGTGCCGGTCTGTTTCACCGCCTCGCTCTTCCCTGTAGCTTCTTTCTCACTTTCCCCTATTGTCCCTCGTCCCTCGTCCCTCGTCCTTCCTGTATCTTTTGTGTTTCCAAATTCAAGCCGTGGCGGTAATTTTCTTAAAATCCACATTTCTGCTAAAAGTATCGGTATGGTAAACATAAATACAAGCCACCCGGAAAAATCGTGAAAAAAACCTTCGGCCACTTGAGCACCCCACACGCTGTATAAAACGCCGGTGCCGGCAATGCGAAAACTGTTCATCAAAATCGCAATAGGGATAGATGAAAGAAAAAGAGCTGTTCTTTTCCAGATGTGAGCCCTAAACCAAAAGGCGAGTAAAAGACTGAGTACCATAAGTGGCATTACAAAACGCAGACCGCTGCATGCCTCAACAACCTGTAATTGGGTAAACCCAAGGTCAATAATATTCCCCTCCCTATATGCCGACATACCATACGCTTGAAGTATTAAAACTCCCAATTTTGTTGCGATCAGTTTTAATGCAAAAGTTATTCGCACATTTATAATATTAGGGAAGGGGAACATAGTAAGCATTACAAAAAAAGCAAACCACAAAACTTTAATCTTGTTCCAGCCGAAGTGTACCCATACAAGGCCAACTACAACCAGCCAGAGAGATAAATACATCGTATAATATTCTCCGCCAAGCTCTCCTAACCAAAAAAGTAAAATTCCTGCCATAAGCAGGATAAAACCTTTTTTATCAACAACAGATGGTGTACCAATAAGAGCCTGTCTATAATCCCAGATAAGATACAGAACAATAAATGGGATTAGTAAACAATGTGAATAGTCTTCTCTATCCCAATCATGAAAAACAAGCTGATTTAATGCAGAATAAAAAGTAATAACTATAAGAAAAGCATAAATGCCTGCTTTAATCCAACTTACAGGCTTGATATTCATAAGCTTACTATCTTCTAAGATATTAAATTTCCTCATATTATATCTGATTATCCTCCCTTATTCAGTATTAAGCACCAAAATAAACCAATTATGAATGTTTAATGTTTAATTTTCAATAATTTTAAAGATTTACAATCAGTGTTTCTTAAATTGTCAACGCTAGTCTTGCCCTGCATTTTTTCCATATTAAACATTCAACATTAAACATATAAAATTGTCCCTATTAAGCATTTAACATTAAAAATTCAAAATTGCCTGCCATATTCTTTCCGACGCCTTACCATCCCAGAGTTCTGGCACTGTTGCATTCTTTGCCTTTTCAATACTCTTATAGTAAGCATTAAAAATATCTGTTGTTTTAGTCCCTGCAAGAACATTACTCCCTATTTTTATCGTAATAGGACGTTCTGTATTTTCCCTTATTGTGACACAAGGTTTTTTTAAAGCTGTTGTCTCTTCCTGCAAACCACCGCTGTCCGTCAAAACAACCTCTGAGTCCTTCCAAAGAAAAAGAGATTCCTTAAATGATAGCGGCGGCAGCATAATTATACTATCAGAAAGCTTTATATCCAATTGGCCAATCATTTTTTTTGTTCTCGGATGTACAGGAAAGAATATTGGCCTGTCTTTAGCTATTTTATTGAGTGCAGTTACTATGCCTTGAAAAACGTCGTGATTGTCAACATTTGACGGTCTGTGGAGCGTTAAAAAAGCAAATTGACTGTACCTTTTTTTCAATGGATAGGTTGAAAAATGCTGTTCCGATTTGTTTTTGAATTCATCAAGCTGATATAATAGATTGTCAATCATTACATTGCCAACATTATATATGGTGTTCGGTTCTTTCCCTTCCCGGAGAAGATTTTGTGCACCACTTTCTTCAGTAACAAAAAAATAATCTGTAATACTGTCTGTTACCATCCGGTTAATCTCTTCCGGCATAGCAAGATCAAAGCTCCGCAAACCTGCTTCTATATGGGCAACCTTAATCCACAGCTTCTTTGCCACGATGCTGCAAGCCAGCGTAGAGTTTACATCACCTACTACCATTACCAGATCAGGTTTTTCCTCCTCACACACCTTTTCGAAGGCAGTCATGATTTTCGCTGTTTGCACCGCATGGCTGCCCGATCCTGCCTCAAGATGGTAAGAAGGCACCGGAATTTCGAGTTCATCAAAAAAAGCCTGCGACATCTCATGATCATAATGCTGCCCAGTGTGCACTATCTTGCACTCTACCTCTGGGTGCTTTAGCGATGCTCTGTAAATTGGAGCAATTTTCATAAAATTAGGTCGTGCCCCTGCAATAAGAAAAACTTTCATATTCTCACTTCCTTTATTTTCATCTGAGTGAAGTAATTAGTTTCTAATTAAGCATTAAACATTCAAAACTCAACATTGCTTTACCCGTGCGTGCTCCAGCTATAAGAAAAACTTTCATATTCCTTTACCCCTGTATTCATGCATTAAATCAGTTAGTTATTTAATTAAGCATTAAACATTCAAAACTCAACATTGCTTTTTAGCTGTGCCCTCCGTCAGCGGTATGATCTCCGTGAACACCCAGTAATGTATTCAGATATTTTTCAGCGAGTAATTCACG
This genomic window from Pseudomonadota bacterium contains:
- a CDS encoding MraY family glycosyltransferase, with translation MIYLSSTFLLSLFVTIPIIPILIRVAERFHALDMPDERKVHSHPIPRIGGIAMVIGTFATAFLWADSSPFFKAYAIGIAIIVAFGLIDDLKQLDYRVKFGAQLLASFIIVFYGDIKIDDLGAMLPEGYALPVWISVPLTVFVIVGVTNAINLADGLDGLAGGISLISLCCIGYLAYIQENTIISFLAISLIGAVFGFLRFNTHPATLFMGDTGSQFLGFSLIVMLLSITQEDTALSPVLPLIILGFPVLDTLTVMGERIANGRSPFKPDKNHFHHRLMRLGFYHNESVFIIYVIHTLFVTSAFVLRYHYEWVLLGGYLILSGLVLGFFFISDKKAWRIRHIDIIDHAIKGRFADIIKEKGLLIKIPFKCIEIGIPILLICTCFFPMKIPKFFPIISISFIVLIVAAWFFKRNWLRGVLTFSLYGFIPIIVFLTYTDERVSDMGIYSIPYNLSFFAIIFFVVMTLRFTKRRKGFKATTMDFLILLVALIAPYLAGTYLQYKELGAVAAKTIALYFSYEVLIGELRGELGRITLATIVALMVVVVRGIM
- the xrtD gene encoding VPLPA-CTERM-specific exosortase XrtD, which codes for MRKFNILEDSKLMNIKPVSWIKAGIYAFLIVITFYSALNQLVFHDWDREDYSHCLLIPFIVLYLIWDYRQALIGTPSVVDKKGFILLMAGILLFWLGELGGEYYTMYLSLWLVVVGLVWVHFGWNKIKVLWFAFFVMLTMFPFPNIINVRITFALKLIATKLGVLILQAYGMSAYREGNIIDLGFTQLQVVEACSGLRFVMPLMVLSLLLAFWFRAHIWKRTALFLSSIPIAILMNSFRIAGTGVLYSVWGAQVAEGFFHDFSGWLVFMFTIPILLAEMWILRKLPPRLEFGNTKDTGRTRDEGRGTIGESEKEATGKSEAVKQTGTATVSMKAALLQPVFIVALVLLGITLVASRTIEFREKIPIKKPLSQLSLKIGEWNGTKQIMEQQFVEVLNFSDYTIVDYKNNQGKSINFYTAYYESQRKGEATHSPESCLPGSGWQFNEADPINIKLKDGSLIKVNRAFMEKAGDKQLSYYWFAQRGRVLTNLYQVKFYSFWDALTKQRTDGALVRLITPVYSNENPQDADKRLQDFTKEIVPILKNYIPE
- a CDS encoding antitoxin codes for the protein MKTAKVFKSGNSQAVRLPREFQLDVKEVGIFQKDGNLILIPLKKTWKDYFDHGEKFSGDFPEQIEDPFPEERFLW
- the wecB gene encoding UDP-N-acetylglucosamine 2-epimerase (non-hydrolyzing); this translates as MKVFLIAGARPNFMKIAPIYRASLKHPEVECKIVHTGQHYDHEMSQAFFDELEIPVPSYHLEAGSGSHAVQTAKIMTAFEKVCEEEKPDLVMVVGDVNSTLACSIVAKKLWIKVAHIEAGLRSFDLAMPEEINRMVTDSITDYFFVTEESGAQNLLREGKEPNTIYNVGNVMIDNLLYQLDEFKNKSEQHFSTYPLKKRYSQFAFLTLHRPSNVDNHDVFQGIVTALNKIAKDRPIFFPVHPRTKKMIGQLDIKLSDSIIMLPPLSFKESLFLWKDSEVVLTDSGGLQEETTALKKPCVTIRENTERPITIKIGSNVLAGTKTTDIFNAYYKSIEKAKNATVPELWDGKASERIWQAILNF
- a CDS encoding type II toxin-antitoxin system VapC family toxin, yielding MRYMLDTNACITLIKEKPGAMQSRLQDLSTDEVGISSIVAAELWYGIALSQKKKINEAALRDFLNYVSVLDWPYGACPIYGRIRATLKEKGAPIGAMDLLIASHALFLNATVVTDNTSEFQRVPGLKIENWLKK